The Mycoplasmopsis columbinasalis genomic interval TTAGTCAAAGCAGTAGGTAATTTAGAATCTTTTGATAGTGATCTTAACATTAAAAATTGAGTGCTTGAGAATAACATTAAGTACAAATTAAATAATGCGACTGTGCTTTTTGAAGAAAAAATTCAAGAGAAAGCATTTAATTTGTTTCAGCCTGTTAGTAATGAAAATTTAAAGCATTACAACACATACTGATACAAAATTGTATTAGGAATGAATAACGAAAATAATGTAACGCAGAATAAAATAAGTCTTTTAGGATTAAATCATCTCTTTGTTGTGTCTGGCCTACACATTGATTTATTTTTCTTTTGTTTGATATTAATAAATGATAAATATAGAAAAACCAAACGAGCAATTACTACTTTTTTAATATTAATGGTGTTTGTGTATTCAATATTTTCGTTATCACCTATCCCAATGATTAAGGCCATATTATATAAATTAATAAAAGATAGCAAAATTGCAAAATACAATCGATTTAGTCAATTAGATTCAACAATTTTAGTTATTTTTCTAATGTTTTTGATTAATAAAAATTGATTGTTTAGTTATTCATTTTTATTAACGTTTGCTAATGGTTTTTTAATTGGTTATTTTTACAAGAAATTAAAAATAAATTCTAAAGTATTGAAAACTATTAGCTTATCTTTGCTTTTGTTTCTTGCCAATCTATTTGTTAATGTTATTTTTACAAAACAAATAAATCTTCTTTCTCCACTTTATATTTTGCTTTTTAGTCCTATTATTGAAATAACTTATTTATTGTCATTTTTTGGGTTTTGGTCAGTAGAATACTTGAATTTTCTGTATTTTTGTCTTGATAAATTACTAGATTTGTGTTTACTCTTTTCAGTAACAATACCTATTAATTTAAATATCT includes:
- a CDS encoding MAG0480 family ComEC-like protein, encoding MPPLLYAGFKFQEICPITYTLTVLCVFLLLLKDLRNLILICLAIAFLFIFVFKTEHELENGKYSIEGVIHKSADKYFLINYNNFNVLVYKSPRVSYGDLRYGSLVKAVGNLESFDSDLNIKNWVLENNIKYKLNNATVLFEEKIQEKAFNLFQPVSNENLKHYNTYWYKIVLGMNNENNVTQNKISLLGLNHLFVVSGLHIDLFFFCLILINDKYRKTKRAITTFLILMVFVYSIFSLSPIPMIKAILYKLIKDSKIAKYNRFSQLDSTILVIFLMFLINKNWLFSYSFLLTFANGFLIGYFYKKLKINSKVLKTISLSLLLFLANLFVNVIFTKQINLLSPLYILLFSPIIEITYLLSFFGFWSVEYLNFLYFCLDKLLDLCLLFSVTIPINLNIYNFSIYYWVTGVIVLSIILLNLKDYWKRNLKKQPKTAN